One window from the genome of Cryptomeria japonica chromosome 6, Sugi_1.0, whole genome shotgun sequence encodes:
- the LOC131051228 gene encoding SWI/SNF complex subunit SWI3D, with protein MIDVHYTPSFSRCCLWEKGMDEHMEDGSAAPAGGGNIETSEASEGLRRRGNSLKRKNSASSSTPSKRLAKDRSPLPPLHNGGVKTRQSPIKMAAAQQKAPIVSPPFKSEDTQMVTLAAKPVVVGGDSKQEDEKMDQAIAAVASMELSEDVLKDENAHIVPTPSGWFSWTRIHTLEKRVLASFFDGKSKTRNPDMYLEIRNSIMKRYHRNPHKQIVLTDLSDIISEDNDAVREIMDFLNHWGLINFRPLPSCQQDGPIAKEDLDSSTENIKDEIDKTTSGASVLEKMYSFEKVSSRSRKKTSAATASVSMPTPVLTAAAIPDVLVGPQGPAVEYHCNSCQADCSTKRYHCQKQADFDLCSECFSAEKFGAGMASTDFILMEPMTERAGVSGGSWTDQETLLLLEALELYGDNWNEIAEHVATKSKAQCILHFIRLPIEDPFLEDKDMPDTIIQGSLETVSGNRDLTIAAPQNNSESPIAKSSSSEELPGVSKNDDAKSKQVDEGQPSEKIVENDAVKAVIAAFQAVGVLSGSEESLSFAEAGNPVMALVAFLAAMVGRELAAASAQSALKAIHDNTPAMQLAAKHCFRLGDPLDDSKDENTNSRPDAQELENESVSLEHGKSPDEDPPKKVDESAISDALKETETLETSASLQESQVGPGSSNSTMTNGENTGKVDPEQACSASGEKTDKVDLEQICSPNEKKYPEDSIEVEDSHSMDTEKNANEKKSPEDLVVVEDSHSLDNLKSKTEEKCVEDSTDVEDADHLDKMKRAAITVLSGAAVKAKLLADQEEEHIQQLVTEVINNELKKLDIKLRHFRELESALGKAREQIEREKHRLLMEQANLVAARFGLSAAQPRSSSLPSAIGNSPTVALSRFPLGGGLRSIANTNAGTAKPPLFTSPVTQIRNVAPPPVPSSSAPATSSAAGGTSQTSDPREAMPPQGANLHSGFQ; from the exons GAGGCCTCAGAAGGTTTGAGGAGAAGAGGGAACTCCCTCAAGAGGAAAAACAGTGCGTCTTCGTCCACCCCATCTAAGCGCCTGGCCAAAGATAGGTCTCCACTGCCTCCCTTACACAATGGTGGTGTCAAAACCAGGCAGTCGCCCATTAAAATGGCTGCTGCCCAACAGAAGGCACCCATTGTATCACCCCCATTTAAAAGTGAAGATACCCAAATGGTTACTCTAGCTGCTAAACCAGTGGTTGTTGGTGGAGATTCAAAGCAGGAGGATGAGAAAATGGATCAAGCAATTGCTGCTGTAGCTAGCATGGAGTTAAGTGAGGACGTGCTTAAAGATGAGAATGCCCACATAGTGCCTACGCCTTCTG GTTGGTTTTCCTGGACAAGGATACATACCTTGGAGAAGCGAGTCTTAGCTTCATTTTTTGATGGGAAGTCTAAAACTCGGAACCCTGATATGTATTTAGAAATACGGAATTCTATCATGAAACGATACCACAGGAATCCACATAAACAAATTGTTCTGACAGATTTGTCTGATATAATTTCAGAAGACAATGATGCAGTTCGTGAGATCATGGATTTTTTGAACCACTGGGGCTTGATAAATTTTCGGCCTTTGCCAAGCTGCCAACAAGATGGTCCTATTGCCAAAGAAGATTTAGATTCTTCTACAGAGAACATTAAAGATGAAATTGACAAAACTACATCAGGAGCTTCAGTACTAGAAAAAATGTATAGTTTTGAAAAGGTCAGTTCCAGGTCCCGGAAGAAGACTTCTGCAGCTACTGCTTCTGTTTCAATGCCGACCCCTGTTCTTACTGCAGCTGCAATTCCAGATGTTTTGGTTGGACCTCAAGGACCTGCAGTTGAATATCATTGCAATTCTTGTCAAGCTGATTGCTCAACAAAACGTTACCACTGCCAGAAGCAG GCAGATTTTGATTTATGTTCAGAGTGTTTCAGTGCCGAGAAGTTTGGAGCAGGCATGGCATCAACAGATTTTATACTTATGGAACCTATGACTGAGAGAGCAGGTGTTAGTGGTGGTAGTTGGACAGACCAGGAGACTTTGCTTCTTCTTGAAGCTTTAGAACTTTATGGTGACAATTGGAATGAGATTGCTGAACATGTGGCTACAAAATCCAAAGCTCAGTGTATATTACATTTTATAAGGCTTCCAATTGAAGATCCTTTTTTGGAGGATAAGGACATGCCCGACACAATCATCCAGGGCAGCCTAGAAACAGTTTCAGGAAACAGAGATTTAACAATTGCTGCTCCTCAGAACAATTCAGAAAGCCCCATTGCTAAAAGTTCTAGCAGTGAGGAGCTACCTGGGGTTTCTAAGAATGATGATGCTAAGTCAAAACAGGTAGATGAAGGTCAACCTTCTGAAAAGATAGTTGAAAATGATGCAGTTAAAGCAGTGATAGCTGCTTTCCAGGCTGTTGGTGTATTATCTGGATCTGAGGAGTCACTGTCATTTGCAGAAGCTGGAAACCCTGTTATGGCGTTG GTGGCATTTCTTGCTGCCATGGTTGGACGAGAATTAGCTGCGGCTTCAGCTCAAAGTGCATTGAAGGCAATTCATGATAATACACCTGCCATGCAGCTTGCTGCAAAGCATTGTTTTAGGCTTGGAGATCCTTTAGATGATAGCAAGGATGAGAACACAAATTCAAG GCCGGATGCACAGGAACTGGAAAACGAATCTGTGTCTCTGGAGCATGGCAAAAGCCCAGATGAGGATCCCCCTAAGAAAGTAGATGAATCAGCTATATCGGATGCACTAAAAGAAACAGAAACTTTGGAAACATCAGCTTCCTTACAAGAGTCCCAAGTAGGACCTGGAAGTTCAAATTCAACAATGACAAATGGGGAAAATACAG GAAAAGTTGATCCTGAACAAGCATGTAGTGCAAGTGGAGAAAAGACTG ATAAAGTTGATCTTGAACAAATTTGTAGCCCAAATGAAAAGAAATATCCCGAGGATTCAATTGAGGTTGAAGATTCTCATTCCATGGACACAGAGaaaaatgcaaatgagaaaaaAAGTCCTGAAGATTTAGTAGTTGTGGAAGATTCTCACTCTTTAGATAATCTGAAGTCAAAAACTGAGGAAAAATGTGTTGAGGATTCAACTGACGTGGAAGATGCCGATCACTTAGACAAGATGAAGCGTGCTGCTATTACTGTGCTTTCTGGAGCTGCAGTGAAGGCGAAACTTCTTGCAGACCAGGAGGAGGAACATATACAACAGCTTGTGACTGAAGTCATCAATAATGAG TTGAAAAAATTGGATATCAAATTGAGACACTTTCGGGAGCTTGAGAGTGCACTTGGGAAGGCACGGGAGCAGATTGAAAGGGAAAAACATAGGTTGCTTATGGAACAAGCAAATCTTGTGGCTGCTCGTTTTGGTTTATCCGCAGCACAACCAAGATCCAGTTCCCTGCCTTCAGCAATCGGCAATTCACCTACAGTTGCATTAAGCCGATTTCCCTTGGGAGGGGGTTTGAGGTCTATTGCAAATACTAATGCTGGGACAGCAAAGCCACCTTTATTTACTTCCCCAGTGACCCAGATTAGAAATGTTGCTCCTCCACCAGTTCCATCATCTAGTGCACCTGCAACAAGTTCTGCTGCTGGAGGTACCAGTCAAACTTCAGACCCTCGAGAGGCTATGCCACCACAGGGTGCAAATTTACATTCTGGGTTCCAGTGA